The following are encoded in a window of Gasterosteus aculeatus chromosome 5, fGasAcu3.hap1.1, whole genome shotgun sequence genomic DNA:
- the LOC120819104 gene encoding putative nuclease HARBI1, protein MAFALPVWLALHEELLAHGAPDSADPLDDFDDDALFQAFHLTRPCIAFVADAVRVRMKNNAAFRSPAAAAAAVSVDAAVLVALNYYAHGASSADVLQRVGRGRLADPPALICGVSEVVAGMADQFISFPLLRDAKLHVASQIKEACGIPHAIGVLAPAHFRIRASPYEKEAFRSFVNSLGYTTVVSQVICDSEGNVLSVEKCCVGGTCEQEMWETSFKGREMEEELHGPYWVIGGKGYHLSKHVMTPVSEPANDNEVRFNEAHAKIHDVMRTTLGSMKRRFRCLMQLGFAQECSLDKKADVIKACSVLHNIAKKFSVPAPPAAGKIEPLHPGNQNSVPFNIDPEALQARQELIQRNFSVGSASKDPPSNAGENL, encoded by the exons ATGGCCTTCGCTCTGCCGGTGTGGCTCGCGCTGCACGAGGAGCTCCTCGCGCACGGCGCGCCGGACTCCGCGGACCCTTTGGACGACTTCGACGACGACGCCCTGTTCCAGGCGTTCCACCTCACCAGACCCTGCATCGCCTTCGTCGCGGACGCCGTCCGCGTCCGCATGAAGAACAACGCGGCCTTCAGGAGccccgcggcggcggcggcggcggtgtcGGTGGACGCGGCGGTCTTGGTGGCGCTCAACTATTACGCGCACGGCGCGTCATCCGCCGACGTGCTGCAGCGGGTGGGCCGGGGGCGCCTGGCGGACCCCCCGGCCCTCATATGCGGCGTGTCCGAAGTCGTCGCGGGTATGGCCGACCAGTTCATCTCGTTCCCGCTGCTGCGCGACGCCAAGCTGCACGTCGCCTCGCAGATCAAGGAGGCGTGCGGGATCCCGCACGCGATCGGCGTGTTGGCGCCGGCCCACTTCCGGATACGAGCCTCCCCTTAcgagaaggaggccttccggtcCTTCGTCAACAGCCTGGGTTACACCACGGTGGTGAGCCAGGTCATCTGCGACTCGGAGGGCAACGTGCTGAGCGTGGAGAAGTGCTGCGTGGGCGGCACGTGCGAGCAGGAAATGTGGGAGACGTCGTTCaaagggagggagatggaggaggagctgcacggGCCGTATTGGGTTATTG GAGGAAAAGGATATCACTTAAGCAAACATGTCATGACCCCCGTGTCGGAACCGGCCAACGACAACGAGGTCCGCTTCAACGAGGCCCACGCAAAGATCCACGACGTCATGCGGACCACGCTGGGCTCCATGAAGAGGCGTTTCAGGTGTCTGATGCAACTCGGCTTTGCGCAGGAATGCTCTTTGGACAAAAAGGCCGACGTCATCAAGGCGTGCAGCGTGCTGCACAACATCGCTAAGAAGTTCTCCGTCCCCGCCCCGCCCGCAGCCGGGAAAATCGAGCCCCTGCACCCGGGCAACCAGAATTCAGTGCCGTTCAACATCGACCCGGAGGCCCTGCAGGCCAGACAGGAACTCATCCAGCGCAACTTCTCCGTTGGCTCCGCCAGCAAGGACCCGCCAAGTAACGCGGGCGAGAATTtgtga